Genomic window (Roseivirga sp. 4D4):
TTCAGCTTTCAGTACCTTACTCACTTTGGCAGTCTTATATTTTGGGGGCTTTGGCTATCTCGATAGCTTTCTGACGCCCTATGTTACAGACCCGATATTAAAGGCACTGGCATTTTTTGGAATCCTCTTTGTCCTTTCTGACATCATTAACCTTCCGTTCTCCTATTATTCGACTTTTGTTATAGAAGAGCGTTTTGGCTTTAACAAAATGACTTTGAAAACCTTTGTCATGGATAAAATCAAGGGCTATTTATTGGCAATAATCATAGGAGGGCTTTTGGGTTATGCTCTCTTGTGGATCGTGAATGAGTTAGGTGAGGATTTTTGGATTTACGCTCTAATGTTGGTTACTGGTTTTATACTGTTCATGAACCTTTTTTACACCTCTCTTATTCTTCCTCTTTTCAATAAGCTAACGCCTTTGGAAGACGGGGAATTAAAGGATAAGATTAATGCTTATGCTCAAAAAGTGTCCTTCCCATTGGATAATATCTTTGTGATTGACGGATCAAAACGATCAAGCAAGGCGAATGCATTTTTCTCAGGATTAGGCAAAAAGAAGAAAATCGTGTTGTATGACACTTTGATCAATGACCATTCTCATGAAGAATTGGTGGCCGTATTGGCGCATGAAGTGGGCCACTTTAAGAAGAAGCATATCGTCATGGGCCTAGTGTTGAGTATCTTTCAAATGGGGGTAACCTTCTATGTTATGTCCTTGTTAATCTTTAATCTGGATTTGTCTGCCGCTTTGGGTGCTGAGGACCTAGCAATTCATATCAATTTCATAGCCTTTGCCTTACTTTATACACCCATCTCCCGATTGACAGGTTTCCTCATGAATTTGCTCAGTAGAAAGAATGAGTATGAGGCCGATGCCTACGCAGCGGGGACATATGATGCTAAGCCATTAATGGATGCCTTAAAAAGACTCTCGGTTTCTTCTTTGAGTAATTTAACACCACATCCTTTGTACGTGAAAGTCCACTATTCCCACCCAACCTTGCTTCAAAGGCTTGAGGCAATGGAAAAACT
Coding sequences:
- a CDS encoding M48 family metallopeptidase — encoded protein: MITSEQLLYLIIGIVVLDYIFDQALDFINQKHSKAEIPEKLKGIYKEDEYAKSQAYQKTRSRFGFWTSAFSTLLTLAVLYFGGFGYLDSFLTPYVTDPILKALAFFGILFVLSDIINLPFSYYSTFVIEERFGFNKMTLKTFVMDKIKGYLLAIIIGGLLGYALLWIVNELGEDFWIYALMLVTGFILFMNLFYTSLILPLFNKLTPLEDGELKDKINAYAQKVSFPLDNIFVIDGSKRSSKANAFFSGLGKKKKIVLYDTLINDHSHEELVAVLAHEVGHFKKKHIVMGLVLSIFQMGVTFYVMSLLIFNLDLSAALGAEDLAIHINFIAFALLYTPISRLTGFLMNLLSRKNEYEADAYAAGTYDAKPLMDALKRLSVSSLSNLTPHPLYVKVHYSHPTLLQRLEAMEKL